The sequence CGGCGGATAGCTCAGCGCGGTTAAGGTGCCCGCCTTGTTCAGCGCAGTGCTTGCCTGCAACAGCACGGCACGCGTTTGTGCCAGTGCGGAGCGCTGCTGATTACTCGCCTCAACTTCCTGCAAATTCTGATAGCCATCGCGAAACGCCCAAAAAGACAACCCGTTACTGCCAACCTGCAACACACCGCAAAGGATCAGAATCAAAAACAGTGTGGTCGAGATACGAATACGATTTAACATCCACGCTCCCATCAAGCGGCAAGCAGCCGCGGTTTAATTGTCAGTCAAAATGTTTCCCAGTTTTCATCTTGTCCGGTCGGTGCAGCACGCAGGCGAGTTGCCGTCGATTCGGCGGCAGGCGCTTTATACGTGGCTTGCGCAGTGACCGTATTTCCAGCGAGTGAAGCGAGACGAAACGCCGAGACGGCCATCTTCAGACGGCTCGCCTGGTCTTCAAGTGCAGCGGCCGCGGCCGCGGACTCCTGCACCAGCGCGGCGTTTTGTTGTGTCACGCGATCCATTTCCGATACCGCCAGGGCAACCTGGTCGATACCACGACTCTGCTCATCAGATGCAGAGGCGATTTCACCCATGATGTCCGTTACGCGGGTAACAGCATTCACGATGTCATTCATGGTCTCCCCGGCGCTTTCCACCAGTACCGAGCCGGTATCCACGCGGGAGACGGAGTCTTCAATCAGGGCCTTAATCTCTTTCGCCGCGTTGGCGCTGCGGCTGGCCAGGTTGCGCACTTCCCCGGCAACCACCGCAAACCCGCGACCCTGCTCACCCGCCCTCGCCGCTTCCACGGCGGCGTTCAGCGCCAGAATATTGGTCTGGAAGGCGATGCCGTCGATGACGCTGATGATGTCGGCGATTTTCTTCGAGCTGTCGGCAATTTCGTGCATGGTTTTCACCACGCCATCCACCACGCGGCCGCCGCGCTGCGCCGTCTCGGAGGCGCTTTCAGCCAGCTGAGAGGCCTGACGGGCGTTATCGGCGTTCTGCTTCACGGTTGCGGTGAGCTGCTCCATGCTGGCAGCGGTCTCTTCCAGCGCGGACGCCTGCTGCTCGGTACGGGATGAGAGATCGTTATTCCCCATCGCAATTTCGCTGGTGCCGGTATAGATGGCATCCGTGCCGCTACGCACGTTGGCGACGGTATCGATGAGCGAACGCTGCATATGGTCAACGCTGTTAGCCAGTTCGGTAATCTCATTGCGCCCGGAAACGGCCAGCGTTTTGGTTAGATCGCCACTGGCAATTTCACGAATGTGGGCAATGACGCGACCGAGAGGATTCAGCAGGATGTGGCGAATGCCGTACCACACCGCGACCAGGACAATAACCAGCGCCAGCGCCATCGCCGCCATCTGCCATTTCGCAAAGCGGTAGTCATTCTGGCTTTCCGTAAAGGCCGAGTGATACAGATCGCCACTGGCCTTCGCATATTCCCCGAGCGCGGCGCCGAGTGCGTTTTGCATCCCCTGCGTGGGCTGTGCGAAATAGGCGTCCATGTTGCCGCTCTCCAGGAACTGGATCAGCTCCGTCAGGCCAGCAAAGTAGGCAGTGTATTTTTCATCAATATTCTGGCTAACCTGCGCCATAGCAGGCTGCGGCGCGATCTGTTTGAAGGCGGCGTAGTGTTTTGCGGCGTCAGCCAGGGTGGCGCGGGCATTTTTCAACAGATCGGTCTTCGCGCTGCTCTGCTGATTGTTAGGGTCCATCATCATGCGCGCGGACGAGCGGCTCAGGTTGATACGCGTTTGCAGCATCAGATCCCACGTCGAGGTGAGTTCACTCTGCTGCAGGCGAAGATCGTTCGAGGCGGCGAAACTGTCCTGGTTCTGTTTTAATGACGAGAAAAAAAGCCCGCCGGAGATAAGCTGAAGTAGTGCGAAAATGACCAGCACCATCATAAGCATTGTGACAACGCGGATACGGTTCAACATACAACACCTTCTCATAGATTTATTAACGGTGTTATCGGCACAGGCCACAGGAACTTTACATTTGCGAAAGGGAAAAGCGTGGACTAAAACGCGACGTCAACAATCAGCGTATCGGTGTAGGTGCCAGCGGGCGGCGTAGTCTGACTGGTCAGGACCTTCGCGGTGTAGTTGTAGGTGCGCAGTAAACCGTCGGTGCTGACCTGGGACGCGGTCGCGCTGGTCCAGCGTTCGGCACCGCTGCCGCCCCAGCGGTTGGTGGTGGCTTCTTTATAAATGTCATAACTGAGGAAGTTGCTGCCGCTCACCATACGCCGTACGTTGTTCAGGGCGTTGGCACCATTATTAATGCCAATGGTGTAGGTGCTGCCTTTAGTACAGGTCACGGCAATGGCCTGCGAGACGGTGGGGAAACTTTGCACCAGCGGCGCGCTGTTAAAGTTCACGTCCGGCGTGGTCATGGCGCTGCAGTCATTGGTGACGGTCATGTTCAGCAGAATACTGGTTGTTGCGGTTCCCGACTGGGGAGACGTACAAAGGCTTCCAAGACCGACGGCACAGACGTTGTAATTGATGCTGAAGGTCAACAGCACCTGGTAAGGCCTGGCCGTCACGTTTTGCCCGGCGACGGTGCGAAAATAGAGCGGTATGTTGTACCGCTTTGAGCCAAGCAACCCCAGCAGGGTGTTACCGCTCCAGGTATACGATTTACTTATCTGCACTTCGCTACTGCTCGCACAACCCGATAATCCACACAGCCGGGTGGGGATCACATCCGTAATACTCGTGTCGTCGGTGCGTTTCAGGTTGGCGCGGCTGTTGCCCGAAACCGACGCCGCGGTGTAATTCAACGTCACCGAATCGTTGGTCAGAACATTCAGTACCGCATCGCATGCCACCACCAGCGTACCGGTGGTCTCCACCTCCCCGGTGCCGCTAAGCGCAAACGACGTGACGCTACCAAACGAGGCATTGACCGTACTGATGGTACACGCCGCCCAGCCCCC comes from Enterobacter kobei and encodes:
- a CDS encoding spore coat U domain-containing protein, which encodes MKRWLLLMLLLFSCGGWAACTISTVNASFGSVTSFALSGTGEVETTGTLVVACDAVLNVLTNDSVTLNYTAASVSGNSRANLKRTDDTSITDVIPTRLCGLSGCASSSEVQISKSYTWSGNTLLGLLGSKRYNIPLYFRTVAGQNVTARPYQVLLTFSINYNVCAVGLGSLCTSPQSGTATTSILLNMTVTNDCSAMTTPDVNFNSAPLVQSFPTVSQAIAVTCTKGSTYTIGINNGANALNNVRRMVSGSNFLSYDIYKEATTNRWGGSGAERWTSATASQVSTDGLLRTYNYTAKVLTSQTTPPAGTYTDTLIVDVAF
- the tar gene encoding methyl-accepting chemotaxis protein II; this translates as MLNRIRVVTMLMMVLVIFALLQLISGGLFFSSLKQNQDSFAASNDLRLQQSELTSTWDLMLQTRINLSRSSARMMMDPNNQQSSAKTDLLKNARATLADAAKHYAAFKQIAPQPAMAQVSQNIDEKYTAYFAGLTELIQFLESGNMDAYFAQPTQGMQNALGAALGEYAKASGDLYHSAFTESQNDYRFAKWQMAAMALALVIVLVAVWYGIRHILLNPLGRVIAHIREIASGDLTKTLAVSGRNEITELANSVDHMQRSLIDTVANVRSGTDAIYTGTSEIAMGNNDLSSRTEQQASALEETAASMEQLTATVKQNADNARQASQLAESASETAQRGGRVVDGVVKTMHEIADSSKKIADIISVIDGIAFQTNILALNAAVEAARAGEQGRGFAVVAGEVRNLASRSANAAKEIKALIEDSVSRVDTGSVLVESAGETMNDIVNAVTRVTDIMGEIASASDEQSRGIDQVALAVSEMDRVTQQNAALVQESAAAAAALEDQASRLKMAVSAFRLASLAGNTVTAQATYKAPAAESTATRLRAAPTGQDENWETF